One genomic window of Mesorhizobium loti includes the following:
- a CDS encoding Tn3 family transposase — protein sequence MTSIDRTAYPRPGDPLTAEELNVRYLLNEADLFFVRDKALTDTGRLTLATVLKGRQDLGYFPSVSDVHVGTLAYLAAQLDLDAVPPLLDETRQKTTLHRYRTAVRIHLGVAAYSETAEQLVSVTVLAAAETMSDPADLINRGIEALGKASIDLPAFSTLDRLVNHLRTQVHTRMYDQVAVRLTADVVAALDGLLTVPPGAATTPFNRLKQTPGPARPETIRLWIERLHWLNNLIDPDPPLADITHTKLRQFAAEARALEVSELLAIARPGRRYLLVLSLLRQVHAQCRDELIEMLLRRVRKTQAAAKEKLKAFQEQHRDVEEKLIAVLGQVLETAKEGESDTDTGRRIRALLAEQGGVEALSQQCETVSAWHRNNDLPLLWPIHAKTRSLLFQLLDLMEIRSATQDRSLLDALSIVIEHRHARRDELAGPLELSFASQRWQSFVAKRRGGSTVVDRRALEVCVFIHLADALQATDLFVVGAETFDDYRTQLLPWPDCEARLAEYCDALGLPGSGEHLVDQLRRELTATAVAVDADFPSNAELTIDADGVPHLKQLRAKSLPEGLQGFEMEVHARMRERHLLDILRDGTFWTNFTRHFGPPSGADPKLTRAEQRYVFTTFGYGCNLGPVQAARHAPAIASADTLRRLNAQHINTSKLEAAMTDLIDAYNRRWCADMKSNAFRSLM from the coding sequence GCGACGTTCACGTCGGTACGCTCGCTTATCTGGCGGCGCAACTTGATCTGGACGCCGTGCCCCCGTTGCTCGACGAGACCCGTCAAAAGACGACGCTCCACCGCTATCGGACGGCGGTACGCATTCATCTCGGCGTGGCGGCTTATTCCGAAACTGCCGAGCAGTTGGTATCGGTCACCGTGCTTGCGGCAGCCGAAACGATGAGCGATCCGGCGGACCTGATCAATCGAGGCATTGAAGCTCTGGGGAAGGCTTCGATTGATTTGCCGGCCTTCAGCACACTGGACCGGCTGGTCAACCACTTGCGAACCCAGGTCCACACGCGCATGTACGACCAGGTTGCAGTTCGGCTGACCGCAGATGTTGTCGCGGCTCTGGATGGATTGCTGACGGTCCCGCCGGGAGCCGCGACAACCCCTTTCAACCGGTTGAAACAGACGCCTGGGCCAGCGCGCCCAGAGACAATCAGGCTGTGGATCGAGCGCCTCCACTGGCTGAACAATTTGATTGATCCTGATCCGCCTCTGGCAGACATAACCCACACCAAGCTCCGGCAATTCGCCGCCGAGGCCCGGGCTTTGGAGGTGAGCGAACTTCTTGCCATTGCCCGGCCAGGACGGCGCTACCTTCTGGTCCTGAGCCTTCTGCGACAGGTCCACGCGCAATGCCGTGACGAACTGATCGAGATGTTGTTGCGCCGTGTCCGAAAGACGCAGGCCGCCGCCAAGGAAAAGCTCAAAGCGTTCCAGGAGCAGCACCGTGACGTCGAGGAGAAACTGATCGCTGTTCTGGGACAGGTGCTGGAAACGGCTAAGGAAGGCGAGAGCGACACCGATACTGGACGTCGCATCCGCGCTCTTTTGGCCGAGCAGGGCGGCGTCGAGGCGTTGTCGCAGCAATGTGAAACGGTCAGCGCCTGGCATCGCAACAACGATCTGCCGCTGCTGTGGCCAATCCACGCCAAAACCCGCAGCCTCTTGTTCCAGCTGCTGGACTTGATGGAGATTCGCTCGGCGACACAGGATCGCAGCCTGCTTGACGCATTGTCGATCGTGATCGAACATCGTCACGCCCGCCGTGACGAATTGGCTGGACCGCTTGAGCTGAGCTTTGCCTCGCAGCGATGGCAAAGCTTCGTGGCGAAGCGCCGTGGTGGCAGTACAGTGGTCGATCGTCGCGCGCTCGAAGTCTGCGTCTTCATCCATCTGGCGGACGCGCTGCAAGCAACGGATCTGTTCGTTGTCGGCGCCGAAACCTTCGATGATTACAGGACTCAGCTCCTGCCTTGGCCGGATTGCGAAGCGCGGCTGGCAGAATATTGCGATGCGCTTGGCCTTCCCGGGAGCGGTGAACACCTTGTCGATCAATTGCGGCGAGAACTGACGGCGACAGCAGTGGCGGTCGATGCGGACTTCCCCTCCAACGCGGAACTGACCATTGACGCTGACGGCGTGCCGCACCTCAAACAGCTCAGGGCCAAGTCGCTGCCCGAGGGATTGCAGGGCTTCGAGATGGAAGTCCATGCTCGCATGCGCGAACGCCACCTGCTCGATATTCTCAGGGACGGGACTTTCTGGACCAACTTCACGCGCCACTTCGGCCCGCCTTCCGGAGCCGATCCGAAGCTCACAAGAGCCGAGCAGCGCTATGTCTTCACGACTTTTGGCTATGGTTGCAATCTCGGCCCCGTCCAGGCCGCCCGCCATGCTCCAGCTATCGCCAGCGCCGATACGTTGCGTCGCCTCAATGCCCAGCATATCAATACGTCCAAGCTCGAAGCCGCAATGACGGACCTGATCGACGCCTACAATCGGCGTTGGTGCGCGGATATGAAATCGAACGCATTTCGATCATTAATGTAG